The following are from one region of the Paenibacillus bovis genome:
- a CDS encoding amino acid permease — MEAKQLNRGLKARHIELIALGGTIGVGLFMGSASTIQWAGPSVLLAYLLAGIIMLFVMRMMGEMLIMEPVTGSFATFAHKYISPLAGFVTAWSYWFLWVTVGMAEVTAIGIYVGYWFPDIPQWLPALAGVGIIAAANLAAVKFYGEFEFWFAMIKIVAIVFMLILGTGMIFFGLGNGGEPIGLSNLYSHGGFFAGGLKGFLFALCIVTAAYQGIEMIGITAGEAENPKETLRKSIKNIIWRILIFYAGAIFIIVTIYPWNEVGQNGSPFVLTFAKVGIVAAAGIINFVVLTAAMSGCNSGIYSAGRMLYTLAQNGQAPKFFGKVSKSGVPRNSILTTIALLLIGVLFNYLFPDSKLFLYIYSASILPGMVPWFAMAFSQFRFRKQWKEQMQEHRFKSLFFPVSNYIVIIFLALVLVGMWFNPDTNMSLIVGAVFIGIVIIGYYVFGIGKRQIG; from the coding sequence TTGGAAGCCAAACAATTGAACAGAGGACTAAAAGCAAGACATATTGAATTGATTGCACTCGGGGGAACAATTGGTGTAGGGCTGTTCATGGGGTCGGCGAGTACGATTCAATGGGCCGGACCTTCCGTTTTGCTGGCTTATCTGCTGGCAGGCATCATCATGTTATTTGTGATGCGGATGATGGGCGAAATGCTGATTATGGAGCCGGTAACCGGTTCATTTGCAACATTTGCCCATAAATATATCAGCCCGCTGGCCGGGTTTGTCACTGCGTGGAGCTACTGGTTCCTGTGGGTAACTGTCGGAATGGCAGAAGTCACTGCTATCGGTATCTATGTGGGATACTGGTTTCCTGATATTCCGCAATGGCTGCCGGCACTGGCAGGCGTAGGGATTATTGCAGCAGCCAATCTGGCCGCGGTCAAATTCTACGGTGAATTTGAATTCTGGTTTGCCATGATCAAGATTGTAGCTATTGTATTCATGCTGATTCTGGGCACCGGGATGATATTTTTTGGACTTGGTAATGGCGGCGAACCGATCGGATTGTCAAATTTATACAGTCATGGCGGTTTCTTTGCTGGCGGGCTCAAAGGATTTCTGTTTGCGCTCTGTATTGTCACGGCAGCTTATCAGGGGATAGAGATGATCGGAATTACTGCAGGTGAAGCCGAGAATCCAAAAGAAACCCTGCGTAAATCAATAAAAAATATTATCTGGCGTATCCTTATTTTCTATGCAGGTGCCATTTTTATTATCGTAACGATTTATCCATGGAATGAAGTAGGACAAAATGGCAGCCCATTTGTACTTACATTTGCCAAGGTAGGTATCGTGGCAGCAGCAGGGATTATTAACTTTGTAGTGCTGACGGCTGCGATGTCAGGCTGCAACAGCGGTATTTACAGTGCAGGACGGATGTTGTACACTCTCGCCCAGAATGGGCAGGCACCGAAGTTCTTTGGTAAAGTATCCAAAAGCGGCGTACCGCGCAACAGTATTCTGACGACTATTGCACTACTGCTGATTGGGGTATTGTTCAACTACCTGTTCCCGGATTCCAAACTATTCCTCTATATTTATAGCGCGAGTATTTTGCCGGGCATGGTGCCATGGTTTGCTATGGCATTCAGTCAATTCCGCTTCCGCAAGCAGTGGAAAGAGCAGATGCAGGAGCATCGTTTCAAATCGCTGTTTTTCCCGGTGAGTAACTATATCGTGATTATTTTCCTGGCATTGGTGCTGGTTGGCATGTGGTTCAATCCGGATACCAATATGTCGCTGATTGTAGGAGCAGTATTTATCGGCATCGTGATTATAGGATATTACGTATTTGGTATTGGCAAAAGGCAGATAGGCTGA
- the truA gene encoding tRNA pseudouridine(38-40) synthase TruA, translated as MNNYKLTIQYDGDRYKGWQRLGDSDNTIQGKIEKAISVLTGEEIEIIGSSRTDAGVHALMQVANFKTRQELTEERIMSFLNHYLPPDISIIRVEQVDEQFHARFHATDKTYLYKVWNRAYSHPFMRKYSMHVVKPLDITRMRQGAVHFIGEHDFTAYANAKSKKKDSVRTIHALDIQEKDGFIEFRVSGNGFLYNMVRKMVGTLIAVGLGEKKAEEIPGIILSKERLQTGGMAEAEGLYLEEIRFKQQK; from the coding sequence ATGAATAACTACAAATTAACGATCCAATACGACGGTGACCGCTACAAAGGGTGGCAGCGTCTGGGTGATAGCGATAATACGATACAAGGCAAGATCGAGAAAGCGATCTCTGTACTGACCGGAGAAGAGATCGAAATTATCGGCTCTAGCCGTACAGATGCAGGTGTACATGCACTGATGCAGGTCGCCAACTTCAAGACCCGTCAGGAGCTGACCGAAGAGCGCATTATGAGCTTTTTGAATCATTATCTGCCGCCGGATATCAGCATTATCCGGGTAGAGCAGGTAGATGAGCAGTTTCATGCCCGTTTTCATGCGACAGACAAGACCTATTTGTACAAAGTATGGAACCGTGCGTACAGTCATCCTTTTATGCGCAAATACAGCATGCATGTGGTGAAGCCGCTGGATATTACGCGTATGCGTCAAGGAGCGGTCCATTTTATCGGTGAGCATGATTTTACTGCTTATGCGAATGCCAAGTCCAAGAAAAAGGATTCGGTCCGTACAATCCATGCGCTGGATATACAGGAAAAGGACGGGTTTATCGAATTTCGGGTGAGCGGTAACGGTTTCCTGTACAATATGGTTCGCAAAATGGTTGGTACGCTGATTGCAGTAGGTCTTGGAGAAAAGAAAGCAGAGGAAATCCCCGGCATCATTCTGTCCAAAGAACGCCTGCAGACCGGCGGCATGGCAGAAGCTGAAGGTTTGTACCTGGAAGAGATCCGTTTCAAACAGCAAAAATAA
- a CDS encoding aminoglycoside 3'-phosphotransferase yields MRKTLITYDTSQLPISLQSYMNDAPIYDSSSSENARTLFIDGAPSLFLKISAKGTLEREYRMTEFLHAHQMAPRVIKYISDDTHDYLLTAAVQGADGVDRHHINDPEQLAAAFGRHLRRLHELPLTGCPYPGRSAEIRQEAIDSGIPASLLEEPNYVPIDNVIIHGDYCLPNVIMENYHLRGFIDSGYGGIGDRNYDIYWGLWTLKYNLDTEQYHDIFMEAYGKDDVNMDGVHYFSQLVDWTE; encoded by the coding sequence ATGAGAAAAACACTGATTACATACGATACCAGCCAGCTCCCTATATCCTTGCAATCCTATATGAACGACGCTCCTATTTACGATAGCAGTTCTTCCGAGAATGCCAGAACGCTTTTTATTGACGGCGCTCCTTCCTTATTCCTCAAAATCAGTGCCAAAGGAACACTGGAACGGGAATATCGCATGACTGAATTTCTGCATGCTCATCAGATGGCTCCACGCGTAATAAAGTATATAAGTGATGACACTCATGATTATTTATTAACGGCAGCGGTTCAGGGAGCAGACGGTGTCGATCGCCATCATATCAACGATCCCGAGCAGCTGGCTGCTGCATTTGGCCGGCATCTGCGCAGGCTGCATGAGCTGCCTCTGACCGGGTGTCCATATCCCGGCAGAAGTGCAGAGATTCGTCAGGAAGCAATAGACAGTGGTATCCCAGCTTCTTTATTGGAAGAACCAAACTATGTACCTATCGATAATGTAATTATTCATGGAGATTATTGTCTGCCTAATGTGATTATGGAGAATTATCATTTACGCGGATTTATTGATAGTGGTTACGGTGGTATCGGAGATCGCAATTATGATATTTACTGGGGATTATGGACACTCAAGTACAATCTGGACACCGAGCAGTATCATGATATATTCATGGAGGCTTATGGAAAAGATGATGTGAATATGGATGGTGTGCATTATTTCAGCCAACTGGTGGACTGGACAGAATAA
- a CDS encoding TetR/AcrR family transcriptional regulator: MNKVDRRITKSQTAIKNALIELMGEKSFDNISIQDIADRANVNRGTIYLHYMDKFDLLDKIMEEHIQNLGDFCDSAADMDFIESTVHCMEYFESNYKFFSTMLASEGAVYFRSRFLQFNIEEFRNDVDITSGKNDGQNEEIVVQFVANGYVGIVEWWLKNGMPYPPRIMADKVGELLERIV, translated from the coding sequence ATGAACAAAGTAGACCGAAGAATAACCAAAAGCCAGACCGCTATCAAAAATGCGCTAATTGAACTAATGGGTGAAAAAAGCTTCGATAATATCAGTATTCAGGATATCGCTGATCGCGCCAATGTGAATCGGGGCACTATTTATTTGCATTATATGGATAAATTCGACTTGCTCGACAAGATCATGGAAGAGCATATTCAAAATTTGGGAGACTTTTGCGATTCTGCTGCCGATATGGATTTTATCGAATCCACAGTTCATTGCATGGAATATTTTGAAAGCAACTACAAATTCTTTTCCACAATGCTCGCCAGTGAAGGTGCTGTCTATTTCCGCAGTCGGTTTCTCCAATTTAATATCGAGGAATTCCGAAATGACGTAGATATTACTTCTGGCAAAAACGATGGTCAGAACGAAGAAATCGTTGTGCAGTTTGTCGCTAATGGTTACGTAGGGATCGTCGAGTGGTGGCTTAAAAACGGTATGCCCTATCCCCCTCGTATTATGGCCGACAAAGTAGGCGAGCTGCTGGAACGCATTGTATAA
- a CDS encoding NAD(P)-dependent alcohol dehydrogenase: MVTAKVRAVDGADQPFQAMTIERRDLDTQDVLIEIKFAGICHSDIHTARGEWGPVNYPLVPGHEIAGIVTAVGSEVTKYKIGDRVGVGCMVDSCRECANCKKGEEQYCHKGNVPTYAGVDKYGQPTQGGYASHIVVTEDFVLGIPDNISLEHAAPLLCAGITTYSPLRTWNAGPGKKVAVVGLGGLGHMAVKIAHAMGSEVTVLSQSLSKKDDGLKFGADHYYATSNPETFQNLAGTFDLIINTVSAKIDIDAYISLLALDGTIVNVGAPAEPLSLNVFSLISQRRSFAGSMIGGIRETQEMLDFCAEHNIVPEIEIISADQIDEAYERVLASDVRYRFVIDTSTL, encoded by the coding sequence ATGGTTACAGCCAAAGTAAGAGCAGTCGATGGAGCGGACCAGCCGTTCCAGGCGATGACTATTGAACGTCGCGATCTGGATACCCAGGACGTACTGATTGAGATTAAATTTGCAGGCATTTGCCATTCCGATATTCATACTGCACGTGGAGAATGGGGACCGGTTAATTATCCGCTCGTTCCTGGACATGAGATTGCCGGTATCGTAACAGCTGTTGGTTCCGAAGTGACCAAGTACAAAATTGGTGACCGTGTTGGCGTCGGTTGTATGGTCGATTCCTGCCGCGAATGCGCGAACTGCAAAAAAGGCGAAGAACAATACTGTCATAAAGGCAATGTACCTACGTATGCGGGTGTAGATAAATATGGTCAACCTACCCAGGGCGGCTACGCTTCCCATATTGTCGTTACCGAAGACTTTGTACTGGGTATTCCGGACAATATCAGTCTGGAGCATGCAGCTCCTCTGCTATGTGCAGGTATTACTACGTATTCCCCACTGCGCACGTGGAATGCAGGTCCTGGCAAAAAGGTAGCGGTTGTTGGTCTGGGCGGTCTGGGCCATATGGCCGTCAAGATTGCTCATGCTATGGGTTCGGAAGTTACTGTACTTTCCCAATCCCTGAGCAAAAAAGACGATGGACTGAAATTTGGTGCAGATCACTATTATGCGACCAGCAATCCGGAGACTTTCCAGAATCTTGCCGGTACCTTTGACCTGATTATCAACACGGTCAGTGCCAAAATCGATATCGATGCCTATATCTCGCTGCTCGCGCTCGATGGCACGATTGTCAATGTGGGTGCGCCTGCCGAGCCGTTGTCACTCAACGTATTCTCGCTGATCAGTCAGCGTCGTTCCTTTGCTGGATCGATGATTGGCGGCATCCGGGAAACACAGGAAATGCTGGACTTCTGTGCCGAGCATAATATTGTTCCCGAGATCGAGATTATTTCTGCGGATCAGATTGATGAAGCATATGAGCGTGTACTGGCTTCCGATGTACGCTATCGCTTTGTTATTGATACCAGCACCCTGTAA
- a CDS encoding SDR family oxidoreductase has translation MADQYTMQDPTTQYPKAGPEYQQQQPEPGLQKDMTPVPDSGETSYRGTGRLTGRKAVVTGADSGIGRAAAIAYAREGADVVLSYLPEEEADAQEVVKLIEEAGRKAVTVPGDLKDEQYCVQLIETAVKELGGIDILANVAGKQQFVPEIADLTTEQFDHTFKTNVYSLFWLCKAAIKHMKPGSSIINTSSIQAYNPSPILLDYATTKSAINTFSKALAQQVAEKGIRVNVVAPGPIWTPLQVVGGQPEEALKDFGSQTPLARPGQPVEMAPAYVFLASQESSYVSGETLNANGGTPTP, from the coding sequence ATGGCCGATCAATACACAATGCAAGATCCAACTACACAGTATCCGAAAGCTGGACCGGAGTATCAACAACAGCAGCCGGAACCGGGACTGCAGAAAGACATGACACCTGTTCCTGATTCGGGAGAAACCAGTTACCGTGGTACAGGTCGTCTGACCGGACGCAAAGCCGTTGTAACCGGTGCAGACAGCGGTATCGGGCGCGCGGCAGCTATTGCGTATGCCCGCGAAGGAGCAGACGTGGTACTATCCTATCTGCCGGAAGAAGAAGCTGACGCACAGGAAGTAGTCAAGCTGATCGAAGAAGCAGGACGCAAAGCCGTTACTGTACCAGGAGATCTCAAAGACGAGCAGTACTGCGTACAACTCATCGAGACTGCTGTCAAAGAACTCGGCGGTATTGATATTCTGGCGAATGTAGCTGGTAAGCAGCAGTTCGTACCGGAAATCGCTGATCTGACAACCGAGCAATTTGATCATACGTTCAAAACCAATGTATATTCTCTGTTCTGGTTGTGCAAAGCAGCAATCAAGCATATGAAGCCAGGCAGCAGCATTATTAATACATCGTCGATTCAGGCTTATAATCCTTCACCAATCCTGCTGGATTATGCGACAACCAAGTCTGCAATCAACACATTCAGTAAAGCACTGGCTCAACAGGTTGCTGAAAAAGGTATCCGTGTCAACGTAGTGGCACCGGGTCCAATCTGGACACCACTGCAGGTAGTTGGCGGACAGCCGGAAGAAGCACTCAAAGACTTTGGTTCCCAAACGCCGCTGGCACGTCCGGGTCAACCGGTAGAGATGGCTCCAGCCTACGTATTCCTGGCCAGTCAGGAATCCAGCTACGTAAGTGGTGAGACACTCAATGCCAATGGCGGTACACCAACTCCATAA
- a CDS encoding helix-turn-helix transcriptional regulator, with protein MRADRLLRILLLLQNEGQMTTRQLSKTLEVSARTIVRDMDALSTSGIPVYAERGSQGGWKLTEGYRTRLTGIKPEELGSLLLSSHPQLLADLGIQQYFDDALQKLLAALPANAAQTARMIRSKIHIDGAGWHEHNDTLSQLMTIQEALFTEQKLKIRYQRNNEMAERILCPLGLVAKRSVWYVIARVDDPGQEMRTYRVSNIAEAIMLEQHFTPPSDFNLQEYWEQSTRQFKNSLPRYPARIRVCTTILPQLEKERYIRIDAVQPCADQSDWYELDVQFATLEHACSMMLGCGGSAIVLSPEELRQHIVLQAASIQANYNF; from the coding sequence ATGAGAGCCGATCGTCTGCTGCGCATACTGTTACTTTTGCAAAATGAAGGGCAAATGACTACCCGGCAGCTGTCAAAAACGTTGGAAGTCTCTGCTCGTACTATTGTACGGGATATGGACGCTCTCAGCACTTCGGGCATACCGGTCTATGCCGAACGCGGCAGTCAGGGAGGCTGGAAGCTGACTGAGGGGTACCGTACCCGGTTAACCGGTATCAAGCCGGAAGAACTGGGTTCCCTACTGCTGTCTTCCCATCCGCAGCTGCTCGCTGATCTGGGTATCCAGCAATATTTTGACGATGCCCTGCAAAAGCTGCTGGCTGCCCTGCCTGCCAATGCTGCACAGACTGCCCGAATGATCCGTTCCAAAATCCATATCGACGGTGCGGGCTGGCATGAACATAACGATACGCTGTCACAGCTGATGACGATTCAGGAAGCATTATTTACCGAACAAAAGCTGAAGATCCGCTATCAGAGAAATAATGAAATGGCCGAGCGCATACTGTGTCCGCTCGGACTGGTCGCCAAGCGTTCGGTCTGGTACGTTATTGCTCGGGTGGATGATCCCGGACAGGAAATGCGAACTTACCGGGTATCCAATATCGCGGAAGCGATCATGCTGGAGCAGCATTTCACTCCCCCGTCCGATTTTAATCTGCAGGAGTACTGGGAGCAATCTACCCGCCAGTTCAAAAACAGTCTACCCCGGTATCCTGCCCGTATTCGGGTATGTACAACTATTCTGCCTCAACTGGAAAAGGAACGCTATATCCGAATTGACGCTGTTCAGCCCTGTGCCGACCAATCAGACTGGTATGAGCTCGATGTTCAATTTGCCACGCTGGAACATGCTTGCAGCATGATGCTCGGCTGTGGCGGTTCGGCTATTGTACTGTCGCCGGAAGAATTGCGGCAGCATATTGTGCTGCAGGCAGCCTCTATTCAGGCAAACTACAATTTTTGA
- a CDS encoding SDR family oxidoreductase — MNSIIKDLTGKVALVAGATRGAGRGIAAMLGEAGATVYCTGRSVRGQPSDLNRSETIEDTAELVTAHGGQGIAIQVDHTDEQQVKYLMKRITDEQNGQLDILVNDIWGGEKLTEWETPFWQHSLANGLLIQDRVLKTHLITSHYAAPLMVARRSGIIIEVTDGIDYAYRGSLYYSLAKIAPIHMAAAMAADLRPYNVAAVSVTPGFLRSEEMLDYFGVTEEHWQDAMRSGKLHAEHFSESETPYFVGRAIASLAADPYVIAKSGQALSSWGLSDDYGFTDRDGRKPHWGNYAAAHGLG; from the coding sequence ATGAATTCAATAATCAAAGATCTGACTGGCAAAGTGGCACTGGTAGCCGGAGCGACGCGCGGAGCCGGGCGCGGAATTGCAGCGATGCTTGGAGAAGCAGGTGCGACCGTGTACTGCACTGGACGAAGTGTACGCGGTCAGCCTTCCGATCTAAACCGCAGCGAGACGATTGAAGATACCGCCGAATTGGTGACGGCACATGGTGGACAGGGTATTGCCATACAGGTCGATCATACGGACGAGCAGCAGGTAAAATATCTGATGAAGCGTATCACGGACGAGCAGAACGGCCAGCTGGATATTCTGGTAAATGATATCTGGGGCGGGGAGAAGCTGACAGAGTGGGAAACGCCGTTCTGGCAGCATTCACTGGCCAACGGACTGCTGATACAGGATCGTGTGCTGAAAACACATTTGATTACGAGTCATTATGCAGCGCCTTTGATGGTGGCGCGGAGGAGCGGTATAATCATCGAAGTGACGGACGGGATCGATTATGCCTATCGGGGCAGCTTGTATTACAGTCTGGCCAAAATTGCACCGATTCATATGGCAGCAGCGATGGCAGCCGATCTTCGTCCATATAATGTAGCGGCTGTATCGGTGACACCAGGATTTTTGCGCTCCGAGGAGATGCTGGATTACTTTGGGGTGACAGAGGAGCATTGGCAGGATGCTATGCGTAGTGGCAAGCTGCATGCCGAGCATTTTAGCGAATCGGAGACGCCTTATTTTGTCGGCAGGGCGATCGCTTCATTGGCAGCCGATCCATACGTGATAGCCAAATCGGGGCAGGCATTATCCAGCTGGGGATTGTCCGACGATTATGGATTCACGGATAGGGATGGACGGAAGCCGCACTGGGGCAATTATGCAGCAGCACATGGATTGGGGTAA
- a CDS encoding histidine phosphatase family protein produces MPEIYIIRHCEAKGQAPDASLTERGYQQAQALTRLPVLQDLDSIVTSPYERAYRTVQPLAEQLGLEIKTDERLIERVLCGEDSSQWRDRLRRTYEDHELCYPGGESSRAATERAIRVINELQEQGYHRPAIVSHGNLISLLLGSWDRQFGFTEWEAMTNPDLYHVTLDHPVPVIRRLPV; encoded by the coding sequence ATGCCCGAAATCTATATTATTCGTCATTGTGAAGCAAAAGGACAGGCTCCGGATGCTTCGCTGACCGAGCGGGGATATCAGCAGGCACAGGCGCTAACCAGGCTGCCTGTGCTGCAGGATCTGGATAGTATTGTGACCAGCCCGTATGAACGTGCATATCGTACAGTTCAGCCTCTGGCCGAGCAGCTCGGATTGGAAATAAAAACGGACGAACGACTGATCGAGCGTGTGCTGTGCGGAGAAGATTCGTCGCAGTGGCGCGATAGGCTCCGCCGTACCTACGAAGATCATGAGCTATGCTATCCAGGCGGTGAATCGAGCCGAGCCGCTACAGAACGTGCAATCCGGGTTATTAACGAGCTGCAGGAGCAGGGATATCATCGTCCTGCGATTGTCTCGCACGGGAATCTGATTTCGCTGCTGCTGGGATCGTGGGATAGACAGTTCGGATTTACCGAATGGGAAGCCATGACCAACCCGGATCTGTATCATGTAACTCTGGATCATCCGGTACCGGTCATTCGACGTCTGCCGGTTTGA
- a CDS encoding NADH:flavin oxidoreductase, which translates to MNTESLFKPFQSEKLELSNRVVMAPMTRGFSPGGVPGPDVAEYYRLRAAGGVGLIITEGTAINHPSAVSGASIPLFHGEEALAGWQKVVEAVHEAGGKIAPQIWHVGMARKPGDEPNPEAAPVGPSGLDLSGNKVNEPLSEEEIQQLIQAYAQAAADAKRIGFDAVELHGAHGYLLDQFLWERTNQRTDRYGGDLVGRTTFAVEVVKACREAVGPDYPIIFRYSQWKMSDYKARLAETPEQLEQLLQPLVEAGVDIFHASTRRFWLPEFEGSELNLAGWTRKLTGKPAISVGSVGLKSEFANRAEQVEEDDPAAHIDPLLRKLEDQEFDLIAVGRALISDPAWPNKVRENRTDEIEMFNPEALQKLV; encoded by the coding sequence ATGAACACAGAATCCTTATTCAAACCTTTCCAAAGCGAGAAGCTGGAACTAAGTAATCGGGTCGTTATGGCGCCGATGACACGCGGCTTCTCACCGGGTGGTGTACCTGGACCCGATGTTGCAGAATACTACCGTCTTCGTGCTGCAGGTGGTGTAGGTCTGATTATTACGGAAGGCACAGCCATCAATCATCCTTCAGCGGTAAGTGGAGCGAGTATTCCTCTTTTCCATGGCGAAGAAGCACTCGCTGGCTGGCAAAAGGTCGTTGAAGCCGTGCATGAAGCAGGCGGTAAAATAGCACCCCAGATCTGGCATGTTGGTATGGCGCGCAAACCGGGAGACGAACCGAATCCCGAAGCCGCTCCGGTAGGACCATCCGGACTGGATCTGTCAGGCAACAAAGTCAATGAACCGCTGTCCGAAGAAGAGATTCAGCAGCTTATTCAGGCATATGCACAGGCTGCTGCCGATGCGAAGCGTATCGGATTCGATGCGGTCGAATTGCATGGAGCACACGGTTACCTGCTGGATCAATTCCTTTGGGAGCGTACGAATCAGCGTACCGACCGCTATGGCGGTGATCTGGTAGGCCGCACAACATTCGCAGTTGAAGTGGTAAAAGCCTGCCGCGAAGCCGTAGGGCCGGATTACCCGATTATTTTCCGCTACTCCCAGTGGAAAATGTCCGATTATAAAGCACGCCTCGCCGAGACGCCTGAACAGCTGGAACAGCTGTTGCAGCCGCTCGTCGAAGCAGGTGTAGATATTTTCCATGCATCGACACGGCGCTTTTGGCTGCCGGAATTTGAGGGTTCCGAGCTGAACCTGGCAGGCTGGACACGCAAGTTGACTGGCAAACCGGCGATTTCTGTCGGATCTGTCGGTCTGAAATCCGAGTTTGCCAACCGTGCAGAACAGGTAGAGGAAGACGATCCGGCAGCACATATTGATCCGCTGCTGCGCAAGCTGGAAGATCAGGAGTTTGATCTGATTGCGGTAGGACGTGCACTGATCAGCGATCCGGCCTGGCCGAACAAAGTCCGCGAGAATCGTACGGATGAAATCGAAATGTTCAATCCAGAAGCACTGCAAAAGCTCGTTTAA
- a CDS encoding dienelactone hydrolase family protein produces the protein MNEQQSVVTRSAWVDHIPVLWSEPEISPSRRQLVMLLHPFGGSKETMKPMLEELAGLGFVAVSLDAWQHGERRPDNEEDLFERVFGNFRRYMWPILGQTTVDTLRVIDWAIHELKVDPYVQIGGLSMGGDIAVAAAGIDSRIHKVAAVVATPDWLRPDMEDIRQPGTPVPAGEPDAYAAYWYNQLNPLTHLPAYNHHPAIHFICGEEDTHVPPDGALRFQAEMADMYPDHRNTVAVTLIPNMGHRESSQYDLWWPECREWLIQSQMPE, from the coding sequence ATGAATGAGCAACAGTCTGTTGTTACCCGCTCTGCATGGGTAGATCATATCCCTGTATTGTGGTCGGAACCGGAAATAAGCCCCTCGCGTCGACAACTGGTTATGCTGCTGCATCCATTTGGCGGTTCCAAGGAAACGATGAAACCGATGCTGGAAGAGCTGGCAGGACTAGGATTTGTTGCGGTCAGTCTGGATGCCTGGCAGCATGGTGAACGCCGTCCAGATAATGAAGAAGATTTATTCGAGAGAGTATTTGGCAATTTTCGGCGCTATATGTGGCCCATTCTGGGACAGACAACGGTAGATACCCTGCGTGTTATCGATTGGGCTATTCACGAGCTGAAGGTAGATCCTTATGTGCAAATAGGAGGATTATCGATGGGCGGCGATATCGCTGTCGCCGCTGCTGGCATTGATAGCCGAATTCATAAAGTGGCGGCAGTTGTCGCGACGCCGGACTGGCTGCGTCCTGACATGGAAGATATTCGTCAACCGGGTACGCCCGTTCCTGCTGGTGAGCCGGATGCCTATGCTGCTTACTGGTATAATCAGCTGAACCCGCTGACACATCTGCCTGCTTATAATCATCATCCCGCGATTCACTTTATATGCGGAGAAGAGGATACCCATGTACCGCCAGATGGCGCACTGCGCTTCCAGGCAGAAATGGCGGATATGTATCCGGATCATCGTAATACTGTAGCTGTGACGCTTATTCCGAATATGGGACACCGAGAATCGTCCCAATACGACCTCTGGTGGCCGGAGTGCCGGGAATGGCTGATCCAGAGCCAGATGCCCGAATAA